From uncultured Desulfobacter sp.:
CTCTTTTTGAATTCCCAATTACGAGAAACGGCTTTCTGAAAATAATGGAAAAAATCATTCCATGGTAAGAATCTGTAATAATATATTCGGCCTCATCAAAATCTTTAATCCATTGCGAAACGGAAGGATAGTATATTTCTCTTCCTTTTATTCTACTTGCTATCTTTTTTTTACCAATACAAAAGGAGGAAAGACTGAATCGTTCTTTCACTTTACGTAAAAGCGTTAGTTTGTCGTCACTATCATCTAAAAAATAGTAACCCACTCCTCCCTTTTGACTCTCATCCTCTCCAGTATACAAGCCCCGATAAAAATCAGCTGACATGAGCAATGTTGGGTCTAATAAACTAATTGCATTGTTGTAGCCTAAAAAATCACGGCACAAATCAACACCGGTTTTTTCCCGGACCGAGACTGCGTTAAATTGTTTTAACAATTGTGCGACTACTCTTGTTTGCTTTTTATCAGCTTCCCAGTGATCAACACCAAATGATGCAGCATATGCTATTTTTTTTACGTTTTTATTTTCAATAAAATTGAGAAAATATCTTTGATACTTTTCTTTTGTGTACTTAAAACGCCACACTTGGTCACTACCGACAATTATGGCATCAAATCCGATCTTGTTTAACTTTTCAAGATCTTCATCTGTATAAACAGGGAAAGTTTCCTGCAAATACCTATGTTGAAATTTTTTCATATTTGAAAAATTTACATAATTGCCGACTTTAAATTTTTGTTTTATAAATCCCTGTATTTTTCTTTTATAGCGGTAAATTGGTTGTTGTATGGAATATACTTCGTGCCCTCTATGAATTAAATAACAATGCAACGCATAAGACTGCAGCAAGCCGCCATAATTATTGCTAAAGGGTAATGTCAGTATCCCTATTTTCATATTTCTGTTCCATTAATGGTTTGATTTTATTCCTGACGCAATGTCATAAAGTTAACAAGTAGTAAAAAAATGTGTTAGCACTACAGCGACATTTAAAATTGTAGACAGCCCTCATTGAATCTGCTATGCTGAACTCTACATGAAAATTGTGGAGAAAACCATGCAGAAAAACATTGATCCCATTAGAAGCAAATTGCAATTCAAAGGTTCATTGAAAGATTTTTTTCCAGCAGCAATTCCCGGATACGGCTTAAAACCCCACAGACCGGGATTTTTTTAACAAGCCTTCGTGCAGATTCTATACTTCCAGCGCCTGTAATGCTATGAGATATAGCATGAATATTATAAAAAAATCACCGCCCAAGGTCAAGAAACACCTGAGTCCCAAATCCACCGCCTATTTTTTTGTAGACCCGTCCAAAGGTAATTCGGGGGAGTTTTTTTGCTTAGCGGGAACATACTACGGCTGGCAAACAACCTTTTGGATGACATTCACCTTATTGGGGGTGGTTTCAGGCGCAGCTATCCAATGGCTGACACAAAAAATAAAATTCTTTACTGCACAGTTCTTCCTTGTATTTATCCTGAGGGTACCCAGGCCCCATTAAGCAATGCAATTTTTCTGCGTGCCTCAACAAAAATATCGTATGCAGGGTGGCCTTTAGATAAACGTAAAATCAGGCTGCGGAAATGGTTGATTACTCTGCCCGGAATATTGATGATGGAAAATCTGATAGCTTTCATCCGTTTGGTCTCCATACATGGATCTAATGCTAATCTTTTCATCATCACATTCAGGTTCAGGGCGATTATCATTATCCACCACCAGGCAGCGTTTACACCGAAATCAGCAGAGGGAAGCTTACCTCCGGCCAGATCCTCTTTCATCACCGCATGAATTTCTTCACTCTTTCCGCATCGTTCATGAAGCCAGTGGATTATATCCTCTCCATTCATGTCTGTGTATTTGATGTTGGTCACGATACCCAAAACGGGCGCATTCCCATTTTCCCGGTCATGCCGCTGGCATTGGATTATGCGTGGTTGCCATCAGTTTCAGGCAATTCCAACGACCTGCTTTAAAATATGATCGTAGCATAATCATTTTTTCTGCATTCTCCCGATACCAAAAAGTGCATGGGCCTTTAAGGCGTAAATTCACCACCCTACGAATTGAACTTTCAATAGCACCGCTGCCAATAGGTAAATTCAATGCTTTGACAGTTGGAAAATCAAGCCGTCTTTCATTGCGTACAAAATAATCCCGTTCCGTCTTAATCGCCTTACTGTTTCTGCCTCGACAAAGTTTCTGAACGGCCTGGACTACCTCAGCAGCTTTTCCTTTCAGCAGGAAACCCCGCTGTTTTGAAACCCAGCGTTTGCGCTCCCTGGAAGACCAAGTCTTCTTTAAGCCTGATACTTTACCCAAATGCTCCACTGCATGGTAAAAATCAAGAAGTTCATATACTCGCTGCGGAGCCAAACCCAATGCTTTGATCAGTCCGGGGATTCGGTTCCAAATCCAATGTGCTCCATCAGCAACAAACAGTATTTTGTCGGACTTCTGGATATGAAGGGCGTTCAAATACCCCTTTAACAGGAGGAATACGCCATCCGGACCGCTGAAACTGCCATCAATAAATGGTGAGAAGCTTTTTTCTTGTTTTCCCTGGGCATCCACCACATAAATAATCAAAAGTTTGGGTTCTCGCCATGCCCCACGAAATCGGGTTCTATTTTTGGGGGTTTTGGGACCTCTTTTCTTCTCTCTTAACCGTGTGCGTCCGCCATCGGTGCTTATAACCACCCGTCGCCCTTCAAGTGAATCTCTCTGCTTTATTGGAATTCGACCTGCTTGTTGCTCGGCTCGGGCCCGTTCTGCGTATCGATAGGTGAGTTTACGGATAACCTTTATATCCAACACCATACCATGATCACAAAGCACTTGACGGACTTCTTCAAAAGCGCTCCCCCCGGCCCCAACCGGGACCAAACCTACAAATAACATTCGCACTACGGAGCATCATGCTTATGATGATTTTATACTCGGTGGTGCGAAGTAGGCCGGATAGTCAATGGTGTCTTCTGTTATCGCAGCAGGAACCCGTTCGAAAGCGTGGCCCCGGATGACGTGAACCGAGCATTGGTGAAGTAGTATATCCTTAAGGGAATACTGGTCTATCCCGTTTAGAAGAATACATTGTATCACCATCCGGCCACCACCATTTCCCTGAATAGAAAAGGATGAAAATGGCAAAAAATACCGGGAAAAAGAGCAAAAGTGGAATTGAGAACCTGAATGCAATCCATCCTAACGCTGCTGGCATCGACATTGGTGCTACAGAGATCTACATCGCCGTCCCTGGTGATAGATCAGATGATCCGGTAAAATGTTTTGATACATTTACCGATGATTTGCATGACGCAGCCAGGTGGCTAAAAAGTTGCGATATTGATTCGATTGCCATGAAATCCACAGGCGTATACTGGATACCTGTTTTCCAAATTTTAGATGCATATGGATTTGAGGTTATCCTGGTTAACGCTAGACACGTTAAAAATGTGCCTGGCCGCAAAACTGATGTTCAGGATTGTCAATGGCTCCAATATCTTCATTCTGTCGGTTTGTTGCGAGGTTCATTCCGGCCTGCACAGGATATTTGCGCCGTCCGGTCCTTACTCAGGCACAGAGATAATCTGGTTAAATCCGCTTCTTCCCATATCCAGCATATTCAAAAATCTCTGACCCAGATGAATCTACAGATTCACAACGTCATCAGCGATATTACCGGCGTTACCGGAATGGCAATTATTGATGCAATTCTTGCCGGAGAGCGAAATCCTAAAAAATTAGCTGAATTGAAAGATCGACGGATAAAGGCCACAAAGCAGACAATTGTCAAATCGCTGACGGGAGATTATCGACGGGAGCATCTTTTTACACTTGAGCAGACAGTTCAATCCTATCGTAATTACCGCCAGTTGATCATGGATTGTGATGTTGAAATTGAAAACCATTTGAAAGAATTTGAATCCCGTATTTATATTGATGATATAAAACCGCCGCCTGGCAAAAAGGGCGGACGGAAACCAAAGGCCAATACGCCTAATTTTGATGTCAAAACCCACATGCATCGTATTCTGGGGACGGATTTAACACTGATAGATGGTATCAGCGAATTGACGGCCCACGTCGTATTCACCGAAGTTGGCCCGGATTTATCCCAATTTAAAACTGTCGGCCATTTCTGCTCTTGGCTCGGTTTATGTCCCAACAATAAAATCAGCGGTGGAAAAGTGCTTTCATCACATACCCGTCCCGGGTCCAATCGATTAGCTCACGCGCTTCGGCTTTCTGCTAACTCGCTTTGGAAAAGCAAATCATATCTCGGTGATTATTTCCGTAGAATGCGTGCCCGTCACGGCGCACCAAAAGCGATCACCTCCACCGCCCACAAATTGGCCCGCATCATCTATCACCTCATCAAGAACAAGAAAGCTTTCGATGATTCGGTTTTTTCTGAACAGGAAAAGACACATCAGAAGCGTTTGAAAAAGCGTGTAATAAATCAGGCTAAATCTCTTGGATTAGAGATAGTTGTGGCTTGATTGTTCGGTTGTGTTACTTAGAAGAAGAAGAAGAACTCAATAAGGCCGACCAGGCACTCACCATAGAAGCCAAAGCTGGTGAGCAGCGATCATGGATTCCAAGAAGGATTAAACCGGCGTAGGCACCTTTATACCTTTTTCGATTTCGACGATCACAGGATCGTCGATAATATCGAACACGAACATCAACTGAACTACCTGTACAACACTGAATCGAAACGGTCTCAAGCCCTTCGCTTTTCATCCGGCCCGGCCAGCTGGACATCAATTCTTTTTCTTGATCGACCTGATCATGGGAATTTAATGAGCCCTGGATGCTTTTTTTAAAAGCAAGGCGCTCAGTCGATTCGTATACCCAAGTATTTCACGTTCTACCTGCTCCAATTCTTGAGCATTGTGAACCAACCTCGGATCGTCCTCCAGTCCTTTCAGGCAGGCATAGACTTCCTCAACAGTATTGCAATCTTCAGCTTTTTTCATCAGTACAGTCCAATTTTATAGTCGTCTCAGCGAGAAGAAACTATCACGTTTTTTGTTCTCAAAGATAGGTTTTTTTCAAACCGGGAAAATGGGAATGCGCCCCCCAAAACCCAAAACTTTATATCTATTTTCCCGTATTTCTATGGTTGGGAAAGGAAGCTCAAGCTGCCCAGACTTTTCCATGCCGGGCAAAGATGGTTGTTCCTCAAGGCGCTGGCGTTTGGCAAGATACCGGTATGCAGGGGCGTCTTTACTATGGCACAACTCATTGGGAACAAAGCAGACTTCCGCCCACTCGCTCCCGGTTTTTATTTTGATGCCTTTCTCCTTTATATAAATCGGTTGCCACTGTGAGTCCGGGACTTGAGCGACAGCCGTTTTGAATGCAAAGGTCACATTACACCCAATTGCAAATTCTATCCTGCCGAAGCGTTCATTTTTACCTTTTTCACAGTATTTTAATAGTTCATGCTGATATCCAGCCGTGTCAGATCTGAGTTTCACCTTTTCTACATTTTCAGGAAGGCAGTTCAAAGCCTCTTTAAATATTCTCAGTTGTTCATATCCGGCTGGTACGTTGCCGTCACGAAACTCTGTGTGCAGAATAATACCGTGCTCATGCCACCATACATTCAGCGGTTGATAGGATTTGAAGCCTTTATACTCGATGTTCGAGTTTTTTGAATTTGACTGCCAAACAATCCTCGATTAGAATCAGGCTATTTTTTTCCGGAAGCGTTCCAAAGATGGGGATGACTTCATTTGAGGAAAAGTACGGCTGCTCATATGTTTTGTAGAAGGATTGAAAGGAATAATATTATCAATGCGCTCTTTTAACCTCCCCATTCGCTCATTTGATATAAAGTATCTCTAAATTTCAAGTTGCGTATAAATAGAAGAGTCTAATTCCAACTTTTGGATAATTTGTTTTTGCAAATTCGATAATGGTTTCAATGAACGCATAATAATATTTCCTGCCATGTCGCATATAATAGTAAGGTTAACTTTCGAAAAAGCCTTTAAGATTCTTTCCGCAGAAGGTTTGGCTGTAGTCTTTTTACGATTTTCAGGATGCATATCAGGTAGTTCAGTCTTTTCTTCTTTCAATGAGCGTCGAACAACAAATTCTATAAGAGTCAGCACCCTTACACACAGGGTGAGTAGATATGTCATACCTTCAATCTGATCATCTTTTTTAACAAACAACGGAGCTATGTTGAGGCGACTTTTTAGCCTGCCGAAGATACGTTCAACTCGATATTCATTTCTATATGACAAAATAGCATCATGCAGGGAAAGCTTATCAAAATCCATCTCTGTGACGAATGCTTTCCAGCCGAACCGGGTTTTTTCATCAGCCATTTTTTCCTGATTTTTTTCAACAGAAGTAATCTGATAACGAACTTTCTCTACAACGATGGTTTCCCGGTTAAGGGCACCCCTTCCTTTACCGACATACTTCATTTTTTGTTCTACCTGTTTTTCAAACTGGACTTCCAGTAGATCCTCAACGTTATGGGTTTTGACTATTTTGGCAATAGCCGCAACAAGTTCAGCCTCATCGGTTATTTGACGTCTGCCTCGCCCCGGTAAAGGAGTTAATTTTTCAAGTTTTTCTTTAGCTTTTGTCAACCGAATATCGAGACCGGCTGATTGTTGCCTGGCATGAGCAGGGGAATGAACCACGAACACCCGCTCCTGCCAGGTTATTTCTTCAACCTCTTTTTGAAAAGTCTGAATGCGGCTGAACTCATATCCTTTGGCTGCCAGAACCACTATCCCTTTATAGTTCTCTCTAAACACAGGGATCAAGGTTTTTTCCTGATCTTTGGAAATGCCTTCATTGATCCATGTTTTCATTTCATCAACAGTTTTACCGGTCAAGGGCAGCGGGCATAAATAATGATGCCCTGACGATATCAAATAAGCCCGGGTCTCCAGTGCACTCATTTTACAATCACCTGAGAACAATAATCCATTTTTTTTAAGACTGTCACTGACGCGGTTTATTAGCGGAATATATAATCCATCGTCGGCTTTTTCACCAGAAACGACGTCAGAAGCCAACGGCATTCCCAAAGGGTCCAAGGCCGCACTCATCAATTTTATCTGAGGTAACTTCATATTGTCTTTGCTATGACCAAACTGAACCAATCCCTCTTCTGTGATTGCCTGATCCGCACTCACAGTCGTTGCATCACATCTGATTGTTTCAGGCTTCAGATCATACACCTCTATTGACTGTTTATTGAAATCATCTTCTATCTTTGACCAGTATTCACGATTGCTTAAATGTTTCAAAAGATGGGCTAAACGATCATCACTGAAATCCAACGCCGCTATTGGCCGCCCTGCTATGCGAAGCAACGTATGTTGCATTTCTTTCACATATTCACTCATTGATACCTTGCGGTGGTCGCCTTCAGTCAGAATATAGGCCATCCATATGGCTGTGGTCCATCCCCAGCTAAGGTCTCTTTGATTTCCATGTCTTGGAATATGTCTGTCTATAATTTCCGGGATACCCATTCTGACCATTTGTGCTATGAGCAAAGGCACATCATCCACTCGTTCCGTGATAATCTGAAGTTTGTCTTTGTTGAAAATCTCTTGATCTTTTGATGTCGAATCCATTATTATTTTGGTACCTTTAAGTTAAAATAAAAAAAGGAAACCACAGCCGAATTTTCCACAAAATTATGATGAATTTTAATTATTGCAAGCCCTCCATGCAAAATTAACTTTTTCAGATTTAAAATGAGCGAATGGGGAGTTTAACTTATCAA
This genomic window contains:
- a CDS encoding polysaccharide pyruvyl transferase family protein, with amino-acid sequence MKIGILTLPFSNNYGGLLQSYALHCYLIHRGHEVYSIQQPIYRYKRKIQGFIKQKFKVGNYVNFSNMKKFQHRYLQETFPVYTDEDLEKLNKIGFDAIIVGSDQVWRFKYTKEKYQRYFLNFIENKNVKKIAYAASFGVDHWEADKKQTRVVAQLLKQFNAVSVREKTGVDLCRDFLGYNNAISLLDPTLLMSADFYRGLYTGEDESQKGGVGYYFLDDSDDKLTLLRKVKERFSLSSFCIGKKKIASRIKGREIYYPSVSQWIKDFDEAEYIITDSYHGMIFSIIFRKPFLVIGNSKRGLGRFSSFLEMLNLEDRLLIDLSDIEVNDRMICDSHLLEEIRKMREKSRVFFEDNGL
- a CDS encoding IS1634 family transposase yields the protein MDSTSKDQEIFNKDKLQIITERVDDVPLLIAQMVRMGIPEIIDRHIPRHGNQRDLSWGWTTAIWMAYILTEGDHRKVSMSEYVKEMQHTLLRIAGRPIAALDFSDDRLAHLLKHLSNREYWSKIEDDFNKQSIEVYDLKPETIRCDATTVSADQAITEEGLVQFGHSKDNMKLPQIKLMSAALDPLGMPLASDVVSGEKADDGLYIPLINRVSDSLKKNGLLFSGDCKMSALETRAYLISSGHHYLCPLPLTGKTVDEMKTWINEGISKDQEKTLIPVFRENYKGIVVLAAKGYEFSRIQTFQKEVEEITWQERVFVVHSPAHARQQSAGLDIRLTKAKEKLEKLTPLPGRGRRQITDEAELVAAIAKIVKTHNVEDLLEVQFEKQVEQKMKYVGKGRGALNRETIVVEKVRYQITSVEKNQEKMADEKTRFGWKAFVTEMDFDKLSLHDAILSYRNEYRVERIFGRLKSRLNIAPLFVKKDDQIEGMTYLLTLCVRVLTLIEFVVRRSLKEEKTELPDMHPENRKKTTAKPSAERILKAFSKVNLTIICDMAGNIIMRSLKPLSNLQKQIIQKLELDSSIYTQLEI
- a CDS encoding IS110 family transposase codes for the protein MAKNTGKKSKSGIENLNAIHPNAAGIDIGATEIYIAVPGDRSDDPVKCFDTFTDDLHDAARWLKSCDIDSIAMKSTGVYWIPVFQILDAYGFEVILVNARHVKNVPGRKTDVQDCQWLQYLHSVGLLRGSFRPAQDICAVRSLLRHRDNLVKSASSHIQHIQKSLTQMNLQIHNVISDITGVTGMAIIDAILAGERNPKKLAELKDRRIKATKQTIVKSLTGDYRREHLFTLEQTVQSYRNYRQLIMDCDVEIENHLKEFESRIYIDDIKPPPGKKGGRKPKANTPNFDVKTHMHRILGTDLTLIDGISELTAHVVFTEVGPDLSQFKTVGHFCSWLGLCPNNKISGGKVLSSHTRPGSNRLAHALRLSANSLWKSKSYLGDYFRRMRARHGAPKAITSTAHKLARIIYHLIKNKKAFDDSVFSEQEKTHQKRLKKRVINQAKSLGLEIVVA